Below is a genomic region from Scheffersomyces stipitis CBS 6054 chromosome 8, complete sequence.
TTAGCGGAACCCCTACTCGGGGCCAGACTCCAGAGATCACCACCAGCCCACGGCTTAGAACCAGGTCCCCAATGCCTCCCCACAGCTACTTGTTAAGGCGCAACACTCCGATACGACGTACTCCGCAAGTATCGTGGAAGAAATTGCTCTATTTGAAACAGCCTTTTCCAGACAACTATACAGACCAATCATTTCTATCTCAACTCAAGAGAAACACTACCGTTGCCAAATACTCGTATATCAAACTTGTCAAAGATTTCTCTTTGATAGTGTTTTACATTTCGGTGATATTGGTGGTCGTGCTTATGTTCACGGGAATCTACTTGCACCAATGGAGTTCGATGCTTCCTACTATGGTGACTAGTGCTCTCTCGATACTGGGGTTTATCATATTGAAAGTTTTCGATAAGAGCTACAACACTAAAGTAGGCAAAATTGGTTATTATTCTCAACGGTTGAATATGAAATCATTTGTTctcattatcttcattttgCTAATCCTTTCGCCGGTACTTAAGTCCTTGACCAAGTCGACTGCTTCTGATTCTATCTGGGCTCTATCGTTCATTCTTTGCGTGTGTAATACGATATTCCACGACTATTCCATGAACTCGTCGTCCCTGGATGTTTCAGAGCTTCAGTATAGACCAATAATATCGACCAATATCTCACTTTCCAACTCTATTGTGCTTGCTTCTAGATTGGGAAGCACGTCTCaggtattcttctttgttctCTTCTCGATTCAGGTGAATATTCTCCTACCAttgtttgacttcaatGCCAGAAGAGCTCAGTTTTACAGATTACACTGGACGGTGTACTTTATCGTCTTCAATTTCGTCAACTATTTGATCATACTATTGTTGGGGACGAAGTTCCTTTTCTACTGGTTTGTGGCTGTATTGGGCATTGTTTTCTTAATGCCAGCATATTTCTTATTTCTCCAGCGTTATAAGAACGAACTACAAGGACCTTGGGACACGGCCAAGCCCATCATCAATACAAACTAGAGTGGGCTATTGATATTTATCTGAACAATAGAGGCACAAAAAGAGTTAGAGATAAGttaagaagaaaaatgcTATATTTAGTGCTTTTggataatagaagtatGAGTTGGGATTTCAGATCGATTTGACTAAGAACAAACATCAAATATAACTTGATCTATAAATAACGCTATCAGAGTTTGCATTAgctccatagttaagagCTCAGTAGTTTCCAATAGTAAACAGTGTAAGCGGACGCGCACAAATCCTCACCAATAAATGTCGCAATGTCTCCCACCTCTCAGTTTTCAGCTTCGCTAAATATTCAGAACGACAAAAACTGAAAACTACAAATTAATTATATACTACTTTAACAACTTCGCTCTCTTCTTTCACTGCAATTTCTCTCTTTCAACCGTAGTCATGGCTGGAGACAATAATAACAGCAATGCCACCAATCAACCTCACGAGTTGAACCCTCCCACGTCTGTCGGGGGATCTGCTGGCACAGACTCTAGTCAAACACTGTCTCAACCATCACAACCTTCCCAAGCTGGATCGGTACGAGCTCCAGCCAATCAGACGGCATCGCAACCAGCTCAGCCCAGGGGCCAACAGCCACTGTTCTCACAAGCAGATTTGAACcgaattgttcttgaatatctcaacaagaaagGATACCATAGAACAGAATCAATGTTGAGATTAGAAAGCTCCAATACTCCCACACCAGCAGTAACGCCTGTGAGTCCAGCGACAAGTCTGTTGGCTAGTCCAGGCGAAATAGTATCACCAGCCAATGCTGCTAGAAGGGAAAAGGAATTAAAAGAtaaattgaacaagaacgACCGCGAGATgagagaattgaaggaaagACAAGCCAGAGTAGAGCGAGAATTGAGAGAAGCAAGAGACAGAGAAATTCGCTTGGTTAAAGAGAAGGAATTGCGCGAAATCAAggatttggaagagaagaagaaacgCGAAAATGATCCAGACGTCTACTTCACTGTGTACTCTATGTTGAAAAAATGGGTTGATACGTCGTTGGACTTGTACAAGCCGGAGTTATCGCGTGTATTGTATCCGTTGTTCATCCACTGTTTCTTTGAGTTGATCTCGAAGAACTTCGTGGATCTGGGAAAGCGGTTCTTTGACAAATTTAAGAGCGACCATATTATCTTGCACGGTGTAGAAATCAACCAGTTGGCAGGCATTCTGTTGCCAGAGCATTTGAAGGAAAATGAGTTGGCACTTGcttacagaagaaataagTACAAGATCGTTGTTTCCAAGACGTCGATGAATTTGTTATTGTACTTTTTGCACGAAAATGAAGCTGTAGGTGGAGCTA
It encodes:
- a CDS encoding predicted protein, whose amino-acid sequence is MPPHSYLLRRNTPIRRTPQVSWKKLLYLKQPFPDNYTDQSFLSQLKRNTTVAKYSYIKLVKDFSLIVFYISVILVVVLMFTGIYLHQWSSMLPTMVTSALSISGFIILKVFDKSYNTKVGKIGYYSQRLNMKSFVLIIFILLILSPVLKSLTKSTASDSIWALSFILCVCNTIFHDYSMNSSSSDVSELQYRPIISTNISLSNSIVLASRLGSTSQVFFFVLFSIQVNILLPLFDFNARRAQFYRLHWTVYFIVFNFVNYLIILLLGTKFLFYWFVAVLGIVFLMPAYFLFLQRYKNELQGPWDTAKPIINTN